GGCTAAATCTACCGTAATTACATCTTCAACATTAAACAAACCTAAACTACCGTGGTTTTGAATGTGAACCGGAATGGCTGCCAAACTATCCAATACCATTTTATCTAATTGTTGACCGTTTTTAAAGGCACGTAATTGATATTTAGTTTCGGTAACTCCCGCTTCATTTTTAGCGCTGCTTTGATAACCGTACACAAACTTTACTTGGTTGTCCGCAATACTGCCGAAGGATTTCTGAGCTATCATTCCGCCCCACACCCATCCGGTTTCATTGCCTGTGGTTACGCGGTACCAGTGACTTTTGATTCCGTCTATTTCTATAGCATAAAGACTTTTTTCCCATAAGACCATTTTAGTACCGATATTAAGTAACGTTACTTTTTTACTGCGCACCGATGGCTTTTCGCGAAGAAATACTTTGTGAGCCAATAGATACTCATACGTTAATTCTTCAGCGGGAATTTTTTTGTCCATCACTTCAAATTCTACTTGATCTACGCTTTGGGCGAAGATGTTTACAAATGCAAATAAGCATAGGAATAAGGCACTTTTCTTTAAATTTTTCATGTTTCTAAATTTTAAGGGTTATTACTAATTAATTGCTGTTATAGCGTCTTCAGTATCAAAATCATCGTCGTTCCAGGCAATGCTTCTAAGTACTTTAATTTCTTTAATTGTAGCTGTTTCCGTGTATTGTAATGCGGCTCTTAATATGGTTCCTTCCTTGCCAAATAACTGATTAGGAAAAATGTAGTGTATATCCGTAATAGGTTCGTAGGCATACTCGTTTTTAATACCTGGCAAGGAAATGAAATCATTATCGTTACTTACCAAATAATAGTACTCTTCTGTGCTTGAACAGCAAGCATTATATTCGACCGTTACTTTTAAAATTTCATTGATATCCTCTAAATCCGGATTGCTTAAAACCGAGATGCGTATTTCATCTAACAAACCGAAATCCGAGATAGATAATGTTGCTACATGACTTTCTGGGTTGTTCGTAACAATGACATCTACCAACCAGATATCTTCCTCTTGTTGACCACTACTTCTTTGGTTGGTGACATCGTATTTATCGGTTAATTGAAACTCTTGTGCATTCGTGATATACATGCTAAATATGAAGGCTAAAAGGATGAATTTTCTCATGATATAATTTTTTAGTTGTTTTGTTTCTATACTACTAAATTACAGCAGAGACAGGGCTTTTATGAGGCTGTTTTAGTATTCGTAGCCGTTCATCTAGTTTTCGTTGAACAGTGTGTATTTATTAAGTTTACACCTGGTTTTTACTAGGTTTTTTATAAAGAAAAAGAGCCCCGTAAAAAAGTATGGATTAGATAATATAGAAAGGCACGAAGTAATCTACCAACTAGTTAGAGATTGCTTCGTGCCTTGCAATGGCGTTTTAAAAAAACTGCTTACTGAAAACTAATACTACCTACTTTTTTATCGTTAAAGTCATCTCTTTTTTAACGGATTTTAAAGTAATTTTCTCAAATTCCAATAACATGCTTTCATCAACAGACCAGCGACCATTTTCTAGTTTTTCTATGCCAATCACTTTACCATCTGCATTGAATTGTATACGTAGGCTTTCATACTTTTTTAAATAATTTGTTACCAATTTACTATACATCACTTTGAACTCCATCGTTAATTGTCTTTTTACATTCTTCTCTATTTCATTATTAAAATCTAGGTTGAAAGAGCGCTTGAATTTGCTAGTCTCTTTGACGGCTGCTTCTGCTCCTACGGCTGAATTATTTACATAATTTGGCATTGGTAACGGCTGTTTTACTTTTGTCAGGGTTCCATCTTTATTCACTATGGCTTCATCTACCGCTACGAAAGATGTGTAATTGGTCAACAAATTGTATTTCAATCCTAATGCTACGACCTCATCTTTTACGTCTTCATTGAACAAATTGTTATAATCATCTAACTCCGCTATTTTCTTTCTTGCCCACAAATAACCCAA
The genomic region above belongs to Maribacter hydrothermalis and contains:
- a CDS encoding SH3 domain-containing protein; this translates as MKNLKKSALFLCLFAFVNIFAQSVDQVEFEVMDKKIPAEELTYEYLLAHKVFLREKPSVRSKKVTLLNIGTKMVLWEKSLYAIEIDGIKSHWYRVTTGNETGWVWGGMIAQKSFGSIADNQVKFVYGYQSSAKNEAGVTETKYQLRAFKNGQQLDKMVLDSLAAIPVHIQNHGSLGLFNVEDVITVDLADVDTGYQVGKSYLFWNNGRFKKVADLIDYADTNYLKTESFVFPSDMQGVKSTILLKTTITKNIKTLDDAMAQNNVEFITTKYIWNGSKLIKKEETNQIKDSAVVSIDF